ATGCTCGGCGGGCCCTTGGCGCCGGAGGCGATGCCTGCGGAAGCAGGCGCCGGCGGGGCGACGACATGGCGCGTTACCGCGGTCGGTTCAACAGCGCGTCGCGGCGTGGGCGGTCTCTTGCGATGCGGCGCCTCACCGCCGGTGACCAGGATCGGCGGCAGCTCGCTCTGCGCGAACGCGCAGCCGTCATCTGCGACGAGGACGAAGGCCGGAAGCGCCGCGAGAATGACGCAACGACGGCAGCGCTCAGGCAGCCTCGGTCGCATCGAGACCATCCGGCGCGGCGCCGCGCGCGTCTGCGAACATACGGCGGTAGAGCACGCTTGAGACGAGCCAGGCGATCGCGAACAGCGCGATCACCGCGAAGCCGACATTGGCGAGCGACTCGTTGAGGCTATCGACCAGCGACCAAATGCCACCGGAAAGGCCGAGGCGATCGGCGATCAGGCCAAGCGCCTCGATGCCGCCGATGAACAGCGCAACCGCTACGGACGCGCCAGTGACCGTGAGGTTGTACCAGAGCTTTCGCATGGGATCGACAAAGGCCCAGCGATAGGCGCTCACCATCAGCGCGGAGTCGGCGGTGTCGACCAGCGCCATGCCTGAAGCGAACAGTGCGGGGAAGACCAGGATGTCGGCGAGCGAGGCACCGCGCGCCGCTTCGGTGGCGGAGATGCTGAGCAGGCCAATCTCGGTCGCGGTGTCGAAGCCGAGCCCGAACAGCAATCCAAGCGGAAACATGTGCCGGGGTTTTGTCACCAGGCGGAACAGCGGACCGAACAGGCGCGCGAGAAATCCGCGATGGGCAAGCAGCGCGTCGAGCTGGCTTGCGTCATGAACGCCCTGCGCGCGCGCCGCGCGAAAGGTTCGCCACAGGCCGGCGAAGATGACGAGATTGATCGCTGCGATCACGAGCAAAAACAGCGCCGACACCGACGTGCCGATCAGGCTGCCGATCTCCCTCAGCAGGCTGTCGCCGCCGAGGCTGACCACGCCGAGCGCAAGCAGCATGGTCGCGACCGCGACCACGCTGGAATGGCCGAGCGCGAAATAGAGCCCGACCGATCGCGGCGTATCGCCCGCCTGCATCAGCTTGCGCACGACATTGTCGATGGCGGCGATGTGGTCGGCATCGACGGCGTGACGCAGGCCGAACACCCAGGCGAGCAGCGCGGTCGCCATGACAGTCGGCCGGTCGGAAAACAGCGCGAACGCCCAGGCCCATGCGGCGATGTTGGCAGCGACGAGCCCGCCGAACATCAGCACCATTTTGGGCTCGGCCGCCCGCAAAGACTTCGTCACGAAACTCATCCCGCCGCCGCGCCTCGTTGCGTCAATGGTATGATCTTTTCAGAAAATGGTCATACTAACCAGTGCAATCCGGCGGCACCGGGACAGTTTTCGTGCATAGCGTCTTACGCCGCTTCAGATCCGCCGAGATAGGCGTCGCGCACGCGGGGATCGTCCTTCAGCGTCCGGGCCGAGCCCGACAGCACGATCTTGCCGGTCTGGAGCACATAGGCCTCGTGCGCGATTTCGAGCGCGAGGCTGGCGTTCTGCTCGACCATGAAGACCGAGACGCCCTCCTGGTTGATGGTGCGGATCAGCTCCAGCACACGATCGACATAGAGCGGCGACAGGCCCATCGTCGGTTCGTCCATCACGATCATCCTGGGACGGCTCATCAGCGCGCGTG
This portion of the Bradyrhizobium diazoefficiens genome encodes:
- a CDS encoding HoxN/HupN/NixA family nickel/cobalt transporter; protein product: MSFVTKSLRAAEPKMVLMFGGLVAANIAAWAWAFALFSDRPTVMATALLAWVFGLRHAVDADHIAAIDNVVRKLMQAGDTPRSVGLYFALGHSSVVAVATMLLALGVVSLGGDSLLREIGSLIGTSVSALFLLVIAAINLVIFAGLWRTFRAARAQGVHDASQLDALLAHRGFLARLFGPLFRLVTKPRHMFPLGLLFGLGFDTATEIGLLSISATEAARGASLADILVFPALFASGMALVDTADSALMVSAYRWAFVDPMRKLWYNLTVTGASVAVALFIGGIEALGLIADRLGLSGGIWSLVDSLNESLANVGFAVIALFAIAWLVSSVLYRRMFADARGAAPDGLDATEAA